Proteins co-encoded in one Coregonus clupeaformis isolate EN_2021a chromosome 5, ASM2061545v1, whole genome shotgun sequence genomic window:
- the LOC121557813 gene encoding SAM domain-containing protein SAMSN-1-like isoform X7: protein MLQRAASNVSDKSKLSKPKRSTSFGRFEGLRQPSPARLEENGTTVAEESGCEGSDQTKQGSLGKKMKAISLTMRRKMGKKHSKTFSEEAGEDTDRDLEEETERGHPLEKCSEKTSNSLESLSSGQSSSSGVASVSDGSSTRDSLRLEEDGSYNGHFCGRARVHTDFVPSPYDTDSLKLKVGDIISIISKPPMGIWTGMLNYKVGNFKFIYVDVVMEKEREEEAPKIRPQRMSRRPRPKTLLELLERLHLEEYASALLLNGYQTVEDLRHLQEKHLIELNVMNPEHRGRLLAAADCRYTESDDVRESEEPSSSHSLKEEKSDCPRDSGCFIPSECSENSKDDTESQPVTH from the exons ATGCTACAGAGGGCAGCCTCAAATGTTTCAGACAAATCAAAGCTCAGTAAACCAAAG CGCTCCACCAGTTTTGGGCGATTTGAGGGCCTCAGACAACCATCACCAGCCAGACTAGAGGAAAATGGAACAACAGTGGCAGAGGAGTCTGGATGTGAGGGTTCTGATCAGACCAAACAAGGCAGCCTGGGGAAGAAGATGAAGGCCATCTCTCTGACCATGCGCAGGAAGATGGGCAAGAAGCACTCCAAAACCTTCTCTGAGGAAGCT GGTGAGGACACTGACAGAGACCTagaagaggaaacagagagaggtcaTCCTTTAGAGAAATGCTCTGAAAAGACCAGCAACTCTCTGGAGAGCCTGTCCAGCGGACAGAGTTCCTCCA GTGGTGTGGCCAGCGTCTCAGATGGCTCCAGTACCAGAGACAGTCTGAGACTAGAAGAGGACGGCTCCTACAACGGACACTTCTGTGGTAGAGCACGGGTCCACACAGACTTTGTTCCCAGCCCATATGACACTGACTCCCTCAAACTCAAG GTTGGAGACATTATCAGCATCATCAGTAAACCTCCCATGGGCATATGGACGGGGATGCTGAACTACAAAGTGGGCAACTTCAAGTTCATCTACGTTGACGTGgtcatggagaaagagagagaggaggaggcgcCAAAGATCAGGCCTCAGAGGATGAGCAGGAGACCACGACCAAAGACACTACTGGAATTACTGGAGCGTCTTCATCTAGAG GAGTATGCATCTGCACTGCTTCTGAATGGCTACCAGACAGTAGAGGACCTGAGGCACCTGCAGGAGAAACACCTTATAGAGCTGAACGTGATGAATCCAGAACACAGAGGCAGGCTGCTGGCTGCTGCAGACTGCAGATATACAGAGA GCGATGATGTGAGGGAGAGTGAGGAGCCCTCTTCATCACACagcctgaaggaggagaagagTGACTGTCCCAGAGACTCAGGCTGCTTTATTCCATCAGAGTGCTCTGAAAACAGCAAAGATGACACAGAGAGCCAACCAGTCACACACTGA
- the LOC121557813 gene encoding SAM domain-containing protein SAMSN-1-like isoform X6, whose amino-acid sequence MLQRAASNVSDKSKLSKPKRSTSFGRFEGLRQPSPARLEENGTTVAEESGCEGSDQTKQGSLGKKMKAISLTMRRKMGKKHSKTFSEEAGEDTDRDLEEETERGHPLEKCSEKTSNSLESLSSGQSSSSSGGVASVSDGSSTRDSLRLEEDGSYNGHFCGRARVHTDFVPSPYDTDSLKLKVGDIISIISKPPMGIWTGMLNYKVGNFKFIYVDVVMEKEREEEAPKIRPQRMSRRPRPKTLLELLERLHLEEYASALLLNGYQTVEDLRHLQEKHLIELNVMNPEHRGRLLAAADCRYTESDDVRESEEPSSSHSLKEEKSDCPRDSGCFIPSECSENSKDDTESQPVTH is encoded by the exons ATGCTACAGAGGGCAGCCTCAAATGTTTCAGACAAATCAAAGCTCAGTAAACCAAAG CGCTCCACCAGTTTTGGGCGATTTGAGGGCCTCAGACAACCATCACCAGCCAGACTAGAGGAAAATGGAACAACAGTGGCAGAGGAGTCTGGATGTGAGGGTTCTGATCAGACCAAACAAGGCAGCCTGGGGAAGAAGATGAAGGCCATCTCTCTGACCATGCGCAGGAAGATGGGCAAGAAGCACTCCAAAACCTTCTCTGAGGAAGCT GGTGAGGACACTGACAGAGACCTagaagaggaaacagagagaggtcaTCCTTTAGAGAAATGCTCTGAAAAGACCAGCAACTCTCTGGAGAGCCTGTCCAGCGGACAGAGTTCCTCCA GCTCAGGTGGTGTGGCCAGCGTCTCAGATGGCTCCAGTACCAGAGACAGTCTGAGACTAGAAGAGGACGGCTCCTACAACGGACACTTCTGTGGTAGAGCACGGGTCCACACAGACTTTGTTCCCAGCCCATATGACACTGACTCCCTCAAACTCAAG GTTGGAGACATTATCAGCATCATCAGTAAACCTCCCATGGGCATATGGACGGGGATGCTGAACTACAAAGTGGGCAACTTCAAGTTCATCTACGTTGACGTGgtcatggagaaagagagagaggaggaggcgcCAAAGATCAGGCCTCAGAGGATGAGCAGGAGACCACGACCAAAGACACTACTGGAATTACTGGAGCGTCTTCATCTAGAG GAGTATGCATCTGCACTGCTTCTGAATGGCTACCAGACAGTAGAGGACCTGAGGCACCTGCAGGAGAAACACCTTATAGAGCTGAACGTGATGAATCCAGAACACAGAGGCAGGCTGCTGGCTGCTGCAGACTGCAGATATACAGAGA GCGATGATGTGAGGGAGAGTGAGGAGCCCTCTTCATCACACagcctgaaggaggagaagagTGACTGTCCCAGAGACTCAGGCTGCTTTATTCCATCAGAGTGCTCTGAAAACAGCAAAGATGACACAGAGAGCCAACCAGTCACACACTGA